A window of candidate division KSB1 bacterium contains these coding sequences:
- a CDS encoding NAD(P)(+) transhydrogenase (Re/Si-specific) subunit alpha has protein sequence VRPAVKEQVESLEAKFVELELETEEAEASGGYAKAMGEEFYKRQREMMTKVVADSDVVITTAAIPGKKSPVLITAEMVKGMRPGTVILDMAAEGGGNCELTRPGETIEANGVSIIGPLNLPSTVPYHASQMYSKNVSEFLQNLFKDGKLSLNMEDQIIHDTLLTKDGKVVNVQVRELLVP, from the coding sequence ATGTGCGGCCGGCGGTTAAAGAGCAGGTCGAAAGCCTGGAGGCGAAGTTCGTGGAACTCGAACTTGAAACTGAAGAGGCCGAAGCGTCCGGTGGCTACGCCAAAGCTATGGGCGAAGAATTCTATAAACGTCAGCGCGAAATGATGACCAAAGTGGTTGCTGATAGTGATGTGGTTATTACAACGGCTGCTATACCCGGCAAAAAGTCACCCGTTCTGATCACGGCAGAGATGGTTAAGGGGATGCGTCCCGGGACGGTGATTTTAGATATGGCGGCTGAGGGGGGCGGAAACTGCGAGCTCACCAGGCCGGGAGAAACGATAGAGGCCAATGGCGTCAGTATAATCGGGCCTCTCAACCTGCCCTCGACCGTTCCCTATCATGCCAGCCAGATGTACTCTAAAAATGTCAGCGAGTTTTTACAGAATCTCTTTAAGGACGGTAAGCTAAGTCTAAACATGGAAGACCAGATTATTCATGATACGCTTTTAACAAAGGACGGCAAGGTAGTAAATGTGCAGGTGCGGGAGTTGTTAGTTCCTTAA